The following proteins are co-located in the Rhodococcus opacus B4 genome:
- a CDS encoding Asp23/Gls24 family envelope stress response protein, which yields MTSDSGARSRVQFGAGATPELVSSEGRTIIADAVVAKIAGIATREINGVYDVGGGTARAVGALRDRIPGARVNHAQGVAVEVGEKQAAIDIGIVAEYGVALHELAVGIRRNVIAAVERMTGLEVTEVNITVFDVMLFDESEAASELDGKPRVQ from the coding sequence ATGACCAGCGATTCAGGCGCACGCAGCCGCGTGCAGTTCGGTGCCGGGGCGACTCCGGAACTCGTCAGTTCCGAGGGACGGACCATCATCGCGGACGCCGTCGTCGCCAAGATCGCCGGCATCGCCACACGTGAGATCAACGGCGTCTACGACGTGGGCGGCGGCACCGCGCGTGCCGTCGGCGCCCTCCGGGACCGGATACCCGGTGCCCGCGTCAACCACGCCCAGGGCGTCGCCGTCGAAGTCGGGGAGAAACAGGCCGCCATCGACATCGGTATCGTCGCCGAATACGGCGTCGCACTGCACGAACTCGCGGTCGGCATCCGGCGCAACGTCATTGCGGCCGTCGAGCGCATGACCGGACTCGAAGTGACCGAAGTGAACATCACCGTCTTCGATGTCATGCTTTTCGACGAATCCGAGGCCGCGTCCGAGCTCGACGGCAAACCGAGGGTGCAGTGA